The following proteins are encoded in a genomic region of Coffea eugenioides isolate CCC68of chromosome 6, Ceug_1.0, whole genome shotgun sequence:
- the LOC113774346 gene encoding 40S ribosomal protein S4-like: protein MSQWPANQTRSFRDEEAKFKLCKVRSVQFGQKGKPYLNTYDGHTIRYPDPLIKANDTIKLDLENNKITEFIKFDVGNVVMVTGGRNRGWVGVIKNREKHKGSFETIHVQDATGHEFATRLGNVFIIGKGAKPWVSPPKGKGIKLSVIEEQRKRIAAQAATTA from the exons ATGTCACAAT GGCCAGCTAATCAAACCAGAAGTTTCAGGGATGAGGAGGCAAAGTTTAAGCTGTGTAAGGTTCGATCAGTACAGTTTGGACAGAAGGGCAAGCCATACCTGAATACCTATGATGGTCATACCATTCGTTACCCAGACCCACTCATCAAGGCCAATGACACCATCAAACTTGACCTGGAGAACAACAAGATTACTGAATTCATCAAGTTTGATGTTGGGAATGTTGTCATGGTGACTGGGGGAAGGAACAGAGGTTGGGTTGGAGTAATCAAGAATAGAGAGAAACATAAGGGAAGCTTTGAGACCATCCATGTCCAAGATGCCACAGGTCACGAGTTTGCTACTCGTCTTGGTAATGTCTTCATCATTGGAAAAGGTGCAAAGCCCTGGGTGTCTCCCCCAAAGGGCAAAGGTATCAAGTTGTCAGTTATAgaggaacaaaggaaaaggaTTGCTGCCCAGGCGGCTACTACTGCCTAA
- the LOC113774347 gene encoding uncharacterized protein LOC113774347 — protein MDRSWMTIKDYLHPRYLAGVKEFVQFAYLGKDPTYKLPCPCKGCNNFEDQTMEVMKSHLCGGIVESYTRWVYHGERFEDSDEDEDDNIVLDEENSESDDIQEMLNDVGTANFGENWRNSGEHNRDIPNKQEGEASKFLRLLSEAEKSLYPGCDKYSKLSFVVHILHLKTMNRWTCKSIDMLLKFLIQVFPMASIPSSYYDAKNLIRELGLKCEKIHACENDCALYWKENESLDHCPNEKCKAPRYKSPGSKIPRKVLRYFPLKSRLQRLFINKEIAQDMRWHKERRVPKENTMTHPADSIAWKEFDNSHPSFAEDSRNVRLGLSTDGFNPYGNMNNAYSIWLVILVPYNLPPWKCLKDPFFLLSMIIPGPKCIGNDMDIFFRPLIDELKEFFDTGFETYDAAVGEKFMLRAALLWTISDFPAYAYLSGWSTKGYKACPICLDDTTSVYLRNGLKCCYMGHRRFLPADHKWRRERKSFNGKSDLRQPVRTLSGEEIFEQLQEFDQMVFGKAPELLKEKKRKRMQNQSNWLKKSIFFELPYWSTNKIRHNLDIMHIVKNVCEILLATVMGTGHKNRDTWQAREDLKEMRLREELHLQTQGDSKVMPAACYTLSRSEKQKLCQFLSSLKFPDGFASNISHCVKPKECQISGMKSHDYHVFLQRLLPLAIRGMLPKDVSQTLVEQSNFFRKICSRTLYVDELDAQEKNIVVILCKLEKIFPPNFFDVMVHLMVHLPAEAKLAGPAQYRWMFPFERKMGQYKGYVHNRARPEGCIVERYLDDECLTFISRYLHNVPTIFNEPERNTERFEAAGKLSIFSGMARPFGAATFCCLSESELMKIHLFILKNCEEIDDYIRMHKELLQQQNVSNVEQMHDLEFPKWFEDRVTYMHTQGRCCDELLSLAKGLDFRVIKYPGCNVNGFRFHTKTREIS, from the exons ATGGATAGGAGTTGGATGACAATTAAAGATTACTTGCATCCTAGATATTTGGCAGGAGTGAAAGAATTCGTTCAGTTCGCTTATTTAGGCAAGGATCCCACATATAAGCTCCCTTGTCCATGTAAAGGGTGCAACAACTTTGAGGATCAAACTATGGAGGTCATGAAAAGTCATTTGTGTGGGGGAATTGTTGAGAGCTATACTAGGTGGGTATATCATGGTGAAAGGTTTGAGGATTCTGATGAGGATGAAGATGATAACATAGTTTTAGATGAAGAAAACAGTGAGTCAGATGATATTCAAGAAATGTTAAATGACGTTGGTACTGCAAACTTTGGCGAGAATTGGAGAAATTCGGGGGAACATAATAGGGATATACCAAATAAGCAAGAGGGGGAAGCAAGTAAGTTTCTTAGATTATTATCTGAAGCTGAAAAAAGTCTCTACCCGGGTTGTGATAAGTACTCAAAACTTTCCTTTGTTGTCCATATccttcatttgaaaactatGAATCGGTGGACTTGCAAATCCATCGATATGCTGCTGAAATTCCTCATTCAAGTCTTCCCCATGGCATCAATTCCTAGCTCATACTATGATGCAAAAAATTTAATTCGTGAGCTAGGACTCAAGTGTGAAAAAATACATGCATGTGAAAATGATTGTGCACTTtattggaaagaaaatgaaagccTCGATCACTGCCCAAATGAAAAATGTAAAGCACCTCGTTATAAATCCCCGGGTTCTAAAATTCCTAGAAAAGTGCTTCGCTATTTCCCCTTAAAGTCAAGGTTGCAAAGACTATTCATAAACAAGGAGATAGCTCAAGATATGAGGTGGCATAAAGAGAGACGCGTTCCCAAGGAAAACACAATGACACACCCTGCTGACTCAATAGCTTGGAAGGAGTTTGATAACAGTCACCCATCTTTTGCCGAAGATTCTCGTAATGTTAGGTTGGGGCTTTCAACTGATGGTTTCAATCCCTATGGAAACATGAATAATGCATATAGTATATGGCTTGTAATCCTTGTTCCTTACAATCTACCACCTTGGAAATGCTTAAAGGACCCTTTTTTCCTGTTATCAATGATTATTCCAGGTCCTAAGTGCATAGGAAATGATATGGATATATTTTTTAGGCCTCTAATTGATGAGTTGAAAGAGTTTTTTGACACTGGCTTTGAGACTTATGATGCAGCCGTGGGGGAAAAATTTATGTTACGGGCTGCTCTATTGTGGACTATAAGTGATTTTCCAGCATATGCCTATTTGTCAGGGTGGAGTACGAAAGGTTATAAGGCCTGTCCTATTTGTTTAGATGATACAACCAGTGTATATCTGAGAAATGGATTAAAATGTTGCTATATGGGGCACCGGCGATTTTTGCCAGCGGACCATAAATGGCGCAGAGAAAGAAAGTCATTTAATGGCAAGAGTGATCTTAGACAGCCTGTTAGAACTTTATCCGGTGAAGAAATCTTTGAACAACTTCAAGAGTTTGATCAAATGGTGTTTGGTAAGGCACCTGAATTGcttaaagagaagaaaagaaaacgcatgcaaaatcagtcaaattggTTGAAGAAAAGCATTTTTTTTGAGCTGCCATATTGGAGTACTAACAAAATTAGACACAACTTGGACATTATGCATATCGTGAAGAATGTGTGTGAAATTTTGTTGGCTACAGTGATGGGTACGGGACACAAAAATAGGGACACTTGGCAAGCTAGAGAGGATTTGAAGGAAATGAGATTGAGGGAAGAATTGCATCTTCAAACTCAAGGGGATTCAAAGGTGATGCCCGCTGCATGCTACACTCTTTCACGCAGCGAAAAACAAAAACTATGCCAGTTTTTGAGCTCACTCAAGTTCCCCGATGGATTTGCCTCAAACATATCTCATTGTGTTAAGCCAAAAGAGTGCCAAATTTCAGGGATGAAGAGTCATGATTATCATGTATTCTTGCAACGTCTACTTCCATTAGCAATTAGAGGCATGCTGCCAAAGGATGTTTCCCAAACTTTGGTAGAACAAAGCaatttttttaggaaaatttgttcCAGGACTCTTTATGTAGATGAGTTAGATGCACAGGAGAAAAACATTGTTGTAATACTCTGCAAActtgaaaaaattttccctccAAATTTCTTCGATGTAATGGTCCATTTAATGGTCCATTTACCTGCTGAAGCAAAACTTGCTGGCCCAGCACAATACCGGTGGATGTTCCCATTTGAGAG AAAAATGGGTCAATACAAAGGTTATGTGCACAACAGAGCTCGACCGGAAGGATGCATTGTTGAGCGTTACTTGGATGATGAATGTCTAACATTCATTTCCAGGTACTTGCACAATGTTCCTACAATATTTAATGAACCAGAAAGAAACACCGAACGCTTTGAGGCTGCTGGAAAGTTGTCTATTTTTTCTGGAATGGCTCGGCCTTTTGGGGCAGCAACATTTTGTTGCTTAAGTGAATCAGAGTTGATGAAAATACATTTATTCATCTTGAAAAATTGTGAAGAAATTGATGATTACATAAG GATGCACAAAGAATTGCTTCAGCAGCAAAATGTGTCGAATGTAGAGCAGATGCACGATTTAGAGTTtccaaagtggtttgaagaTCGT GTCACTTACATGCATACACAAGGCAGATGCTGTGATGAATTGTTGTCTTTGGCCAAAGGACTGGATTTTAGAGTGATCAAATATCCTGGTTGTAATGTCAATGGGTTTAGATTTCATACCAAAACACGTGAG ATATCTTAG